From Actinopolymorpha cephalotaxi, one genomic window encodes:
- a CDS encoding CobW family GTP-binding protein, with translation MTERLPVNVVASMDGVLRQTAASAVLWDFPRGVVVQHDLARTGHDDLLHRLVYDVGGVLEDTGVPLDHACLSCALREDVVPTVVRLARSGRWDRIVVSLPVTAEPGLVRDALRGSVVGGSQVADLVTFAGVLTVVDLSRLVDDLFGDDLLAERGIALTDDDRRAVGEALAHQIECADVVATRADRVPDARELAVLRHLTAPSAVCADLHNLDLARTLDRPARGCGPQRGDYRRAAPSGAADNHGVWTLELTSWRPVHPARLHDRIGELAGGRQRSRGWFWLPTRPHAVCGWDNAGGQLSIGTVGRWEAGDRQTRILVTGIEDVQEQVRAAFDAVLMTDSELARGLDHWERHDDGFSPWLGDDDRAA, from the coding sequence ATGACCGAACGACTGCCGGTCAACGTCGTCGCCTCGATGGACGGCGTGCTCCGGCAGACCGCCGCCTCGGCGGTGCTGTGGGACTTCCCCCGCGGCGTCGTCGTGCAGCACGACCTGGCCCGTACCGGACACGACGACCTGCTCCACCGGCTCGTCTACGACGTCGGGGGAGTGCTGGAGGACACCGGCGTCCCGCTCGACCACGCCTGCCTCAGCTGCGCCCTGCGCGAGGATGTCGTACCCACCGTGGTGCGGCTCGCGCGCAGCGGACGCTGGGACCGCATCGTGGTGTCCCTGCCGGTGACCGCCGAGCCCGGTTTGGTGCGCGATGCCCTGCGCGGGTCCGTTGTCGGCGGAAGCCAGGTTGCCGATCTCGTGACGTTCGCCGGGGTCCTGACCGTCGTCGACCTCAGCCGGCTGGTCGACGACCTGTTCGGTGACGACCTTCTGGCCGAGCGTGGCATCGCCCTGACCGACGACGACCGGCGTGCGGTGGGCGAGGCGCTCGCGCACCAGATCGAGTGCGCCGACGTGGTGGCCACCCGCGCCGACCGGGTGCCCGACGCCCGCGAGCTCGCCGTGCTCCGCCATCTCACCGCGCCCAGCGCGGTGTGCGCCGACCTGCACAACCTCGACCTGGCCCGCACCCTCGACCGCCCCGCGCGCGGCTGCGGCCCCCAGCGGGGCGACTACCGCCGGGCCGCACCCTCCGGCGCCGCCGACAACCACGGCGTGTGGACGCTGGAGCTCACCTCGTGGCGGCCGGTCCACCCCGCGCGGCTGCACGACCGGATCGGCGAGCTCGCCGGCGGGCGGCAGCGCAGCCGCGGGTGGTTCTGGCTGCCGACCCGCCCGCACGCGGTGTGCGGCTGGGACAACGCCGGCGGGCAACTCAGCATCGGCACGGTCGGCCGGTGGGAGGCCGGTGACCGGCAGACCCGGATCCTGGTCACCGGGATCGAGGACGTCCAGGAGCAGGTGCGGGCGGCCTTCGACGCCGTGCTGATGACCGACTCCGAGCTCGCCCGGGGGCTCGACCACTGGGAGCGGCACGACGACGGCTTCTCGCCGTGGCTCGGCGACGACGACCGCGCCGCCTGA
- the egtD gene encoding L-histidine N(alpha)-methyltransferase, with translation MTVSREAPEITRHLTAADLEASLAHDVAEGLSRTPKTLPPKYFYDARGSELFEQITTLEEYYPTRTEESILAAQATEITKLADADTLVELGSGSSTKTRLLLDGMRSTGRLARYVPVDVSESALLGAIESLRADYPGMAMHGVIADFERHLGLLPQEGTRLVAFLGGTIGNLAPAQRARFLGAVRSGLGPADRLLLGTGLVTDLTRLVRAYDDASGVTAEFNRNVLRVVNDSLHADFEPEAFDHIAVWNAEEEWIEMRLRSRKAQTVRVADLDLTVEFAEGEEMRTEISAKFRREVVERELTEAGFTLEAWWTDPQDDFALSLAAPN, from the coding sequence GTGACCGTTTCCCGTGAAGCACCGGAGATCACCCGCCACCTCACCGCCGCCGACCTCGAGGCGAGCCTCGCCCACGACGTCGCCGAAGGCCTGAGCCGGACGCCGAAAACCCTTCCACCGAAGTACTTTTACGACGCGCGGGGAAGTGAGCTGTTCGAGCAGATCACCACGCTGGAGGAGTATTACCCGACTCGTACCGAAGAGTCGATCCTCGCTGCCCAGGCAACCGAGATCACCAAGCTCGCCGACGCCGACACCCTGGTGGAGCTGGGATCGGGCTCCTCGACCAAGACCAGGCTGCTCCTGGACGGGATGCGCTCGACCGGCCGGCTGGCCCGCTACGTGCCCGTGGACGTCAGTGAGAGCGCCCTGCTCGGTGCGATCGAGTCCCTGCGGGCCGACTACCCCGGGATGGCCATGCACGGCGTCATCGCCGACTTCGAACGCCACCTGGGACTGCTCCCGCAGGAGGGCACCCGCCTGGTGGCCTTCCTGGGCGGCACGATCGGCAACCTCGCACCGGCACAGCGGGCCCGCTTCCTCGGCGCGGTGCGGTCCGGGCTGGGGCCGGCCGACCGCCTGCTACTCGGCACCGGCCTGGTGACCGACCTGACGCGGCTGGTGCGGGCCTACGACGACGCGTCCGGTGTGACGGCGGAGTTCAACCGCAACGTGCTGCGGGTCGTCAACGACTCCTTGCACGCCGACTTCGAGCCGGAGGCGTTCGACCACATAGCGGTGTGGAACGCCGAGGAGGAATGGATCGAGATGCGCCTTCGGTCACGGAAGGCGCAGACGGTCCGGGTCGCCGACCTCGACCTGACGGTGGAGTTCGCCGAGGGTGAGGAGATGCGCACCGAGATCTCCGCGAAGTTCCGCCGCGAGGTCGTGGAGCGCGAGCTCACCGAGGCCGGGTTCACGCTCGAGGCGTGGTGGACCGACCCGCAGGACGACTTCGCGCTCTCCCTGGCCGCGCCCAACTGA
- the egtC gene encoding ergothioneine biosynthesis protein EgtC, whose product MCRHLAYLGQPRTLQELVLDPPYSLGVQAYAPRRQQHGTINVDGFGVGWYTPRRSEPVRYRRAQPMWADQSFASLAPTVDAGCVVAAVRSATPGYPSEESGAAPFTHGRWLFSHNGALGDLPLARKALRDEVSWVPDALAPVDSALLFGLAVARWESGCGLGDGLARVTREVAELGGGRLNLLAGDGERVAGTTYGDTLFVHETADGVLLASEPCDDDPAWAPVPPRSLVEVDRHGVVVTSL is encoded by the coding sequence ATGTGTCGTCATCTCGCCTATCTCGGGCAGCCACGTACGCTGCAGGAGCTGGTCCTCGACCCGCCGTACTCCCTCGGAGTGCAGGCGTACGCGCCACGCCGGCAGCAACACGGCACCATCAACGTCGACGGCTTCGGGGTCGGCTGGTACACCCCCCGCCGGTCCGAGCCCGTCCGCTACCGGCGGGCCCAGCCGATGTGGGCCGACCAGTCCTTCGCCAGCCTCGCGCCCACCGTCGACGCCGGCTGCGTGGTGGCCGCGGTGCGCTCGGCCACGCCCGGCTACCCCTCGGAGGAGTCCGGAGCGGCGCCGTTCACCCACGGGCGCTGGCTGTTCAGCCACAACGGCGCGCTGGGCGACCTACCGCTGGCCCGCAAGGCGCTGCGGGACGAGGTGTCGTGGGTGCCGGACGCGCTCGCCCCGGTCGACTCCGCGCTGCTGTTCGGACTCGCCGTGGCCCGCTGGGAGAGCGGGTGCGGTCTCGGCGACGGGCTGGCCCGGGTCACCCGCGAGGTCGCCGAGCTGGGCGGTGGCCGGCTCAACCTGCTGGCCGGCGACGGCGAACGCGTCGCGGGCACGACGTACGGCGACACGTTGTTCGTGCACGAGACCGCGGACGGTGTGCTGCTGGCCTCCGAACCCTGCGACGACGACCCGGCCTGGGCACCGGTCCCGCCCCGGTCCCTGGTGGAGGTCGACCGGCATGGTGTGGTGGTCACCTCGCTGTAG
- the egtB gene encoding ergothioneine biosynthesis protein EgtB has product MSQYADLRPSARTAALLADDDHVDPGEFKSLVAAELERARGRSFGLTTDVLDEADLVAQHSRLMSPLVWDLAHVGNYEELWLLRAAAGIDPMRPEIDSLYDAFEHPRSERPTLPLLSPAEARGYIDLVRRKVLDSLESVRLSPDKPLLDAGFVYRMVIQHEHQHDETMLATHQLRRGEPVFPPTDQAPAPHDRQVLAPEVLVEAGEFVMGTSTDRWALDNERPAHTVSLPAFWIDTTPVCNAAYRAFVDAGGYDDERLWDPAGWQWRCASGKRAPAYWVRDGETWLRRRFGRLEPLVGDEAVQHVCWYEADAYARWAGRRLPTEAEWEKAASWDPVHGVKRRFPWGDEPGGPGHANLGQTRFHPTPVGSFPAGASPVGARQMLGDVWEWTSTAFTGHPGFCVFPYREYSEVFFGNDYKVLRGGSWASDPVTVRTTFRNWDYPIRRQIFAGFRCARDA; this is encoded by the coding sequence ATGAGCCAGTACGCAGACCTCCGCCCGTCCGCCCGCACGGCCGCCCTGCTCGCCGACGACGACCACGTGGACCCCGGCGAGTTCAAGTCGCTGGTGGCCGCGGAGCTGGAACGCGCCCGCGGGCGCAGCTTCGGGCTCACCACCGACGTCCTGGACGAGGCCGACCTGGTGGCCCAGCACTCCCGGCTGATGTCCCCGCTGGTCTGGGACCTCGCGCACGTGGGCAACTACGAGGAGCTGTGGCTGCTGCGGGCCGCCGCCGGGATCGATCCCATGCGTCCGGAGATCGACAGCCTGTACGACGCGTTCGAGCATCCCCGGTCGGAGCGGCCCACGCTGCCGCTGCTCAGCCCGGCCGAGGCCCGCGGCTACATCGACCTGGTTCGCCGCAAGGTGCTCGACTCACTGGAGTCGGTCCGGCTCTCCCCCGACAAACCGTTGCTGGACGCCGGTTTCGTCTACCGCATGGTGATCCAGCACGAGCACCAGCACGACGAGACGATGCTGGCCACCCACCAGTTGCGCCGCGGTGAACCGGTCTTCCCGCCCACCGACCAGGCGCCGGCGCCGCACGATCGCCAGGTGCTCGCACCGGAGGTGCTGGTGGAGGCGGGCGAGTTCGTCATGGGCACCTCCACCGACCGCTGGGCGCTGGACAACGAACGCCCGGCGCACACGGTGTCGCTGCCCGCGTTCTGGATCGACACCACCCCGGTGTGCAACGCCGCCTATCGCGCGTTCGTGGACGCCGGCGGCTACGACGACGAGAGGCTGTGGGACCCGGCCGGCTGGCAGTGGCGGTGCGCGTCGGGCAAGCGGGCACCGGCCTACTGGGTCCGCGACGGCGAGACCTGGCTGCGCCGGCGCTTCGGCCGGCTGGAGCCGCTCGTCGGCGACGAGGCGGTGCAGCACGTGTGCTGGTACGAAGCCGACGCCTACGCCCGCTGGGCCGGGCGCCGGCTGCCCACCGAGGCGGAGTGGGAGAAGGCCGCCTCGTGGGACCCGGTGCACGGTGTCAAGCGGCGCTTTCCCTGGGGTGACGAGCCGGGCGGGCCGGGGCACGCCAACCTCGGCCAGACCCGCTTCCACCCCACACCGGTGGGATCGTTCCCTGCCGGGGCGTCGCCGGTCGGCGCGCGGCAGATGCTCGGCGACGTCTGGGAGTGGACCTCGACCGCCTTCACCGGGCACCCGGGGTTCTGCGTCTTCCCCTACCGCGAGTACTCCGAGGTGTTCTTCGGCAACGACTACAAGGTCCTGCGCGGCGGTTCGTGGGCCAGCGACCCGGTGACCGTGCGAACAACCTTTCGCAACTGGGACTACCCCATCCGGCGGCAGATCTTCGCCGGGTTCCGCTGTGCCCGAGACGCCTAG
- a CDS encoding glutamate-cysteine ligase family protein: MTDTAEVVSCDSVHGHIGRICFKTGPPTTVGTEIEWLVVSPDHPRELVPLDLLRTTLDQAGPPPGGSTVTFEPGGQVELSSAPAPGVTACWSSLQADIDHLRAALATLDLRLLWTAIDPFREPRRQLSHPRYDAMEAYFDRRGPEGRLMMCSTASVQVNLDAGTDAADIARRWRILHAIGPALVAAFANSPRFAGRQTGWKSARQAVWQRLDPRRTRSPHGPDPVAAWADYALDAPLMMRRDGDGWRSDPGLTFRQWLHPDDGHARHDGHAGSNGHVGNGRVDGIANGHVAHGTDGSPTTQDLDYHLTTLFPPVRPRGWFEIRYLDVVPAAYWPVPMAVLTALVDDPRAGERALAATEPVVEAWWNAARDGLDHRGLAHAARCCFEVALEVLHRQGAERAVVNLVDDYRLRYVDRGRCPADDGTDPLTSDSDREESR; the protein is encoded by the coding sequence ATGACGGACACTGCCGAGGTCGTCTCGTGTGATTCGGTGCACGGCCACATCGGGCGGATCTGCTTCAAGACCGGGCCCCCCACCACGGTCGGCACCGAAATCGAATGGCTCGTCGTCTCCCCAGATCATCCGCGTGAGCTCGTCCCTCTCGACCTGCTCCGCACCACGCTCGACCAGGCCGGGCCTCCGCCCGGCGGCAGCACCGTCACCTTCGAACCCGGCGGCCAGGTGGAGCTGAGTTCAGCTCCCGCCCCCGGAGTCACCGCCTGCTGGTCCTCTCTGCAGGCCGACATCGACCACCTGCGCGCGGCCCTGGCCACACTCGACCTGCGGCTGCTGTGGACCGCCATCGACCCCTTCCGCGAACCCCGCCGGCAACTGTCCCATCCGCGCTACGACGCGATGGAGGCCTACTTCGACCGGCGCGGCCCCGAAGGCCGGCTGATGATGTGCTCGACCGCATCCGTCCAGGTCAACCTGGACGCCGGGACCGACGCCGCCGACATCGCGCGGCGGTGGCGGATCCTGCACGCGATCGGCCCGGCGCTGGTCGCCGCGTTCGCCAACTCTCCTCGCTTCGCCGGCCGGCAGACCGGCTGGAAGTCCGCCCGCCAGGCGGTGTGGCAGCGACTGGATCCCCGGCGTACCCGCTCGCCACACGGACCCGACCCGGTGGCCGCCTGGGCCGACTACGCCCTGGACGCACCGCTGATGATGCGGCGGGACGGCGACGGGTGGCGCAGCGACCCGGGGCTGACGTTCCGGCAGTGGCTGCACCCGGACGACGGGCACGCCCGGCACGACGGGCACGCCGGGAGCAACGGGCACGTCGGGAACGGCCGGGTGGACGGCATCGCCAACGGCCACGTCGCCCACGGGACCGACGGTTCGCCCACCACGCAGGACCTCGACTACCACCTGACGACGTTGTTCCCGCCGGTCCGCCCACGCGGGTGGTTCGAGATCCGCTACCTCGACGTGGTGCCGGCGGCCTACTGGCCGGTCCCGATGGCGGTGCTGACCGCCCTGGTGGACGATCCGCGGGCCGGCGAGCGCGCCCTGGCCGCCACCGAGCCGGTCGTCGAGGCCTGGTGGAACGCCGCCCGCGACGGGCTGGACCACCGCGGGCTGGCCCACGCCGCGCGGTGCTGCTTCGAGGTGGCGCTGGAGGTGCTGCACCGGCAGGGTGCCGAGCGCGCCGTGGTCAACCTCGTCGACGACTACCGGCTCCGCTACGTCGACCGGGGCCGATGTCCGGCCGACGACGGCACCGACCCGCTCACGTCCGATTCCGACCGGGAGGAGTCCCGATGA
- a CDS encoding aldo/keto reductase — MELRNLGRTGRKVGVVGLGAWQLGGDWGEVTEAEALAVLNAAVDAGVTFIDTADVYGDGRSERVIGRLLRQRPEADITVATKMGRRAPLDPSHYTLDNFRAWTDRSRENLGVDRLDLVQLHCPPTPVYGNDAVYDALDTLVAEERIEAYGVSVETCAEALTAIERPGVATVQIILNAFRRKPLEEVLPAAARAGVGIIARVPLASGLLSGKYDASTRFGDDDHRTYNRDGSAFDVGETFAGVDFATGVEAAGRLEPLVPAKASLAQVALRWILDQRAVSAVIPGARNPVQVWSNAGAAELPRLTAGAHDEIRAVYDELIRPQVHDRW, encoded by the coding sequence GTGGAACTTCGTAATCTCGGACGAACGGGTCGCAAGGTGGGGGTTGTCGGGCTGGGGGCCTGGCAGCTGGGAGGCGACTGGGGAGAGGTCACCGAGGCCGAGGCGCTGGCTGTGCTCAACGCCGCCGTCGACGCCGGAGTGACGTTCATCGACACCGCCGACGTGTACGGCGACGGCCGCAGCGAGCGGGTGATCGGACGCCTGCTCCGCCAGCGGCCCGAGGCGGACATCACGGTCGCCACCAAGATGGGCCGGCGCGCACCGCTGGACCCGAGCCACTACACCCTCGACAACTTCCGTGCCTGGACCGACCGCTCGCGGGAGAACCTCGGCGTCGACCGGCTCGACCTGGTGCAGTTGCACTGCCCGCCGACGCCGGTCTACGGAAACGACGCCGTCTACGACGCGCTGGACACCCTGGTGGCCGAGGAACGCATCGAGGCGTACGGCGTGAGCGTGGAGACCTGCGCGGAGGCGCTGACCGCGATCGAGCGGCCGGGCGTGGCGACCGTGCAGATCATCCTGAACGCCTTCCGGCGCAAGCCGCTGGAGGAGGTGCTCCCGGCCGCCGCCCGTGCGGGGGTGGGGATCATCGCGCGGGTGCCGCTGGCCAGCGGGCTGCTGTCGGGCAAGTACGACGCGTCCACCCGGTTCGGCGACGACGACCACCGTACGTACAACCGCGACGGCTCGGCGTTCGACGTCGGTGAGACGTTCGCCGGCGTCGACTTCGCCACCGGGGTGGAGGCGGCCGGCCGGCTGGAGCCGCTGGTGCCGGCCAAGGCGTCACTGGCCCAGGTCGCGTTGCGCTGGATCCTCGACCAGCGGGCGGTGAGCGCCGTCATCCCGGGCGCCCGCAATCCCGTGCAGGTGTGGTCCAACGCCGGCGCCGCCGAGCTGCCCCGGCTCACCGCCGGGGCGCACGACGAGATCCGCGCGGTGTACGACGAGCTGATCCGCCCGCAGGTGCACGACCGCTGGTGA
- a CDS encoding acyl-CoA dehydrogenase family protein, which yields MSRQPGHPDPIDLLDVAALLTEEERAIQATVRRLLAEHAEPHVGEWFERAEFPRALVPRFAELGLLGMHLDGYGCAGTNAVSYGLACLELEAVDSALRSFVSVQGSLAMYALWRFGSQRQKEEWLPAMAAGRAIGCFGLTEPDHGSDPAAMATIARRTDAGWLLNGTKMWITNGGIADVAIVWARTESGVRGFCVPRDTPGFSTRDMHHKLSLRASVTSELILSDCELPEDAILPEAAGLRAPLACLNEARFGIVWGALGAARSCLATAVDYARERTQFGRPVAGFQLTQEKLVEMALELNKGMLLALHLGRRKDAGELRPDQVSFGKLNNVRAALQIARTARTILGANGISLEYPVLRHANNLESVLTYEGTSEIHTLVLGEAITGLPAFR from the coding sequence ATGAGCCGACAGCCCGGGCATCCCGACCCCATCGACCTGCTCGACGTCGCCGCCCTGCTCACCGAAGAGGAGCGGGCGATCCAGGCGACCGTACGCCGCCTCCTGGCCGAGCACGCCGAGCCCCACGTCGGCGAGTGGTTCGAGCGCGCGGAGTTCCCGCGGGCGCTGGTGCCGCGGTTCGCCGAGCTGGGCCTGCTCGGCATGCATCTGGACGGCTACGGCTGCGCCGGCACCAACGCGGTGAGCTACGGCCTGGCCTGCCTGGAGCTGGAGGCGGTCGACAGCGCCCTGCGCAGCTTCGTGTCCGTGCAGGGCTCGCTGGCGATGTACGCGTTGTGGCGGTTCGGATCGCAGCGCCAGAAGGAGGAGTGGCTGCCGGCGATGGCCGCCGGAAGGGCCATCGGGTGTTTCGGCCTGACCGAACCCGACCACGGAAGCGACCCCGCCGCCATGGCCACCATCGCCCGCCGCACCGACGCCGGCTGGCTGCTGAACGGCACGAAGATGTGGATCACCAACGGCGGCATCGCCGATGTGGCGATCGTGTGGGCACGTACGGAATCCGGCGTGCGAGGCTTCTGCGTACCCCGCGACACCCCCGGCTTCAGCACCCGCGACATGCACCACAAGCTGTCGCTGCGGGCGTCGGTGACCTCGGAGCTCATCCTGTCCGACTGCGAGCTGCCCGAGGACGCGATCCTCCCGGAGGCGGCCGGCCTGCGCGCTCCCCTGGCCTGCCTGAACGAGGCGAGGTTCGGAATCGTGTGGGGTGCCCTCGGCGCAGCGCGGTCGTGCCTCGCGACCGCGGTCGACTACGCCCGCGAACGCACGCAGTTCGGCCGGCCGGTGGCGGGGTTCCAGCTCACCCAGGAGAAGCTCGTCGAGATGGCGCTGGAGCTCAACAAGGGGATGCTGCTCGCGCTCCACCTCGGCCGCCGCAAGGACGCCGGGGAGCTACGACCGGACCAGGTGAGCTTCGGCAAGCTCAACAACGTCCGCGCCGCGCTGCAGATTGCCAGGACCGCCCGGACCATCCTGGGCGCGAACGGCATCTCGCTGGAGTATCCCGTGCTGCGGCACGCCAACAACCTGGAGTCGGTCCTCACCTACGAGGGAACCAGCGAGATCCACACGCTGGTCCTCGGCGAGGCGATCACCGGGTTGCCGGCGTTCCGCTGA
- a CDS encoding NfeD family protein, which translates to MDAWVVWLVVALVFGIAELLRLTLHLALLSGAALMTALVAATGLGVSFQLATFALAALALMVFVRPLAQHALRRGPVMRSGTAALVGREALVLREVTRHTGRVRIGGEEWSARAYDSTLVIPSGATVDVIAIEGATALVYPREDPWST; encoded by the coding sequence ATGGACGCGTGGGTCGTGTGGCTGGTCGTGGCGCTGGTTTTCGGCATCGCCGAACTCCTCCGGCTCACGCTCCATCTCGCCCTGTTGTCGGGGGCGGCCCTGATGACGGCGCTGGTGGCGGCCACCGGCCTGGGTGTGTCGTTCCAGCTCGCGACGTTCGCGCTCGCCGCCCTGGCGCTGATGGTGTTCGTCCGTCCGCTCGCCCAGCACGCGCTGCGCCGGGGCCCGGTGATGCGGTCGGGCACGGCGGCCCTGGTGGGCCGGGAGGCGCTGGTCCTCCGCGAGGTGACCAGGCACACCGGACGGGTTCGGATCGGCGGGGAGGAGTGGAGTGCACGGGCGTACGACTCGACGCTGGTGATTCCCTCCGGCGCCACCGTGGACGTGATCGCGATCGAGGGCGCGACAGCGCTGGTCTACCCGCGAGAGGATCCCTGGTCGACCTGA